The stretch of DNA GAAAGGAGAGTAATGGATGTCGCGGACCTCACTGGCGTACCCGAGTGGTTCCCGGGCCACTTACAGGACGCCGGAATCGAATCGCTCTACCCGCCACAGGGCGAGGCAGTCGAAGCCGGTATCACGGACGGCCAAAGCATCGTCGCAAGCGTGCCAACGGCGAGCGGCAAGACGCTCATCGCCCAACTCGGCATGCTCGCGAGCGTCGAACGCGGCGGGAAAGCACTCTATATTGTTCCCCTGCGCGCGCTCGCAAGCGAGAAAAAAGCCGAGTTTGAGCAGTTCGAACAGTACGGCCTGACGGTCGGTGTCTCGACGGGCAACTACGAATCCGACGGCGAGTGGCTTGGGAAGTGCGACATCATCGTCGCCACGAGCGAGAAAGTCGACTCGCTCGTCCGCAATGGCGCACCGTGGATAGACGACCTGAGCTGTGCGGTCGCAGACGAAGTTCATCTCGTCGACGACCGCAGCCGCGGCCCGACGCTCGAAGTCACCCTCGCTAAACTCCGCCAGCGAAATCTCGGCCTGCAGACGGTGGCGCTCTCTGCGACCGTTGGCAACCCCGAAGACATCGCCGAGTGGCTGGACGCGACGCTCATCGACTCAGATTGGCGACCCATCGAGTTACAGAAGGGCGTCCACTACGGACAGGCACTCCACTTAGAAGACGGCACCCAGCGGTCGCTCCCGGTGAAAAACGGCGAAAAGCCGACCGCCGCCATCGTCAAAGATACGCTCGCAGACGAGGGGTCGACGCTCGTGTTCGTCAACTCGCGACGGAATGCGGAGGCGGCGGCACGACGACTCGCGGGTGCGGTCGAGGACTTCCTCAGCGCAGAGGAACGCCGAAAGCTCGCGGTCCTCGCCAAAGAGATTCGTGACATCTCCGACACCGAAACGAGCGACAACCTCGCGGACGCGGTGAAAAAGGGCGCGGCGTTCCACCACGCCGGGCTGACGACCGAACACCGAACGGCCGTCGAAGACGCCTTCCGCGACCGCCTCATCAAGGTCGTCTCCGCGACGCCGACGCTCGCTGCGGGTGTCAACACACCGAGTCGCCGCGTTATCGTGCGCGACTGGCGGCGCTACGACGGCACGCTCGGCGGAATGAAGCCGCTCTCAGTGCTCGAAGTCCACCAGATGTGTGGGCGCGCGGGCAGGCCGGGACTCGACCCCCACGGCGAGGCCGTGTTGCTCGCAAACTCCCACGACGAACTCGACGAACTGTTCGACCGCTACATCTGGACTGGCCCAGAAAACGTGCGCTCGAAGTTGGCCGCAGAGCCCGCGATGCGCACCCACATCCTTGCGACCGTCGCCTCCGGATTTGCAGACTCCAGACAGGGACTGCTCGACTTCTTAGACCAGACGCTCTATGCGACCCAGACGACAGAACAGGGGCGCATCGAACAGGTGCTCGACAACGTCCTCGACTACCTCGAAGTGAACGGCTTCTTAGAACGCGAGGGCGACGACATGTTCGCCACGAGCATCGGCCACACCGTCTCACGGCTGTATCTCGACCCGATGAGCGCCGCAGAAATCATCGACGGACTGCGGGCCACAGACGAGCGCCCGACCGCCTTCGGGCTGTACCACCTCGTGAGCCGGACGCCGAACATGTACCAACTCTACTTGCGGTCTGGCGACCGCGAGCAGTACACAGAAGAGTGCTACAAACGCGAACGTGAGTACCTTGGGCGAGTCCCAAGTGAGTTCGACGCCGGGCCGTTCGAAGACTGGCTTGCGGCCCACAAGACGGCCCGCATGATGGAAGACTGGGCGAGCGAGGAGGACGAAGACCGCATCACCGACCGCTACGGCATCGGGCCGGGCGACATTCGTGGGAAGGTCGAAACCGCAGACTGGTTGCTCGGCGCGGCAGAACGGCTTGCGGGCGAACTCGACTTACAGTGGGCACCCGCCATCCGCGAGGCCAGAAAGCGCGTCCAGTACGGCGTGGGCGAAGAACTCCTCGACCTCGCAGGCGTGCGCGGCGTGGGGAGAAAGCGCGCCCGACGGCTCTACGAGGCCGGAATTACGACGCGCGCTGAGTTGCGAAACGCCGACAAAGCCGTGGTGCTCGGCGCGCTTCGGGGGCGGCGCAAAACCGCAGAGAACATCCTCGAAAACGCGGGTCGACAGGACGCGTCGATGAGCGGTGTCGACCCGGACGCCGAAGCGAAAGCCCGCGTGACCCGCGCCACGGGCGGGGAGGAACCCACCGACACCGAAGAAGACCAGGCGACGTTCGGTGATTTCTGATGCGGGTTGTCGAAGGAACCGCGACCATCGACGACATCACCGAGTTCGTCACCAGCCTCCAAGCCATCGGCGCAGAGACGGGGTGTACGATTCAGGCGTTCGACGCGCGCTACGTCGTGAGCGAGGCGCACCTCCGGCGGGCGGTCGAACTCGCAGACCGTGCGTTTGCGCGCGGCGAGAACGTCGCGGACGACCGTGCGGTCGAAATCTTACTCTACGTCGCTGCGCGCCGCCAGATAAATCAGGCGCTCGAAGTCGGCGCGAACGAAGGCGAGTGCGACCTCGTCGTACTCGTGGTCGAAGACGGAGCCGGCGACGAAGCGGCCGCAGCAAGGGAGGTTGAAACCCTGCTCACCGAAAGCGCAACGCTCGGGCGCTACGACGAAGCGCTCGTCTGCGACCTGTTCGATATTGGGGACACAGAGCGCGCTGCCTCGGGAGCACCGCTCGAAGCGCTCGTCCTCGAACGCGTTGCGCTGCTCGACGTGTCGAAGTAGGCGAAAGCGGCTTTTTACTGTCACACCGCATAGATGAGCGTATGCCGTCGCTTCACGATCCGGTAGCACTCGGCGGCGTCACGCTCCCGAATCGGCTGTATCGCGCACCACTGCTCGAATGTGCGGGCAACGGTCCGGATGCGCCAGCGATACTGCGCCGAAAGCTCGAACCAGCCGCCGCGTCGGGCGTGGGACTCATTTTCCAGGGCGCGACTATCGTCCGCGGCGAGGGTGGATGTGCCGCCCCGGGGATGACGCGCGTCCACGACCCGGCGTTCGTCTCGGAACTCACGGAAGTCACCGACGCGATTCACGACCACGGGTCGCACATTTTCATCCAACTCGAACACGGCGGACTCAGGAGTATGGAGACATGGCACGCGGGCTATCGTTTAGAACATCCGAATCTTACGCAGTTGGCGGTGTCGAGACCGCCGCGGTTCCTCCGCGCGCTCGACCGGTTGGGTGTGTTTTCGTATACGCCTCACATCCTTTCGACCGACGAGGTGTACGACTTGGCCGCGGATTTCGGACGGGCGGCGGGCCACGCCGTCGATGCGGGCTACGACGGCATCCACCTCGCCGGGGCGAACATGGGCATCATCCAGCAGTTCCTCTCGCCGTACTACAACCGGCGAACCGACGAGTTCGCGGACGGCTTTCGCTTCCTCGAAGCAGTATACGACGAGATTCGCACGCACGCGGGGGACGTACCGCTCGTCACGAAGATTCCGGCGGAGACGGCCGCCCCGTGGTTTGTTCGGCGGAAGCTGTCGGTCGAAGACGGCATTGAATTGGCCAAACGCGCGGCAAACCTCGGCTTCGATGCGCTCGTACCGGTCGAGGTTTCGACGTTCTGGGACATGAGCATCGTTCGGGGGCGGTTCCCGGCGCGGGCGTGGCACCTCGAACAGCTCGAATCGGGCTACGAGGAAGCGTTTGGCGGGCGCGTGCGGGCGCGCTCGGTGGAGATGGGCAATCGACTGCAAGCCCGGCGGTTTTCGGACGCGGAAGGCTGGAACGAGTCGTTCTGTCGGACGGTTCGCGCAGCGGTCGATGTGCCCGTACTCATGGAAGGGGGCGTGCGGACGCGCCCACAAATCGACCGACTGCTGTTGTCTGGCGCGTGCGACATGGCCGGGATGGCGCGGCCGTTTTACGCAGAGCCGCGGCTTGCGGCGCGATTGCTTGCCGATGCGGAAAGCGCGGTGGTGTGTGCGAGTTGCAACAACTGTACGATTCCCCAAGTGACGGGTGCAGACGGGGTGTGTCGGACGCCGAGCGTTCTCAGGCGGCGCGGCGAGTTCGAGCGCGCGGGCGCGTACGACCCCAAGTAGCCGCTTTCCAAAGTCTCATACGTCGTCCTTTCGGAGCATTTTCAAGATGAGTTCTTCCGAACCGACATCACAGCGCGTCTCGCTTCCAGTCGAAGATGAGCGCGTTTCTGTGCGGTATTTCGAAGCCGGTGAGGGGCCGCCAGTCGTGTTGCTCCACGGCATCGGCCTCGACGCTGCCACCGTTTCGTGGCGACACACGATTCCAGCGTTGGCAGAGACCCACCGCGTCTACGCGCTCGACTTCCCCGGTCACGGCGAGAGTGAGAAGCCACGACGGTGCTACACGACTGCGTACTACCGCGAGGTGCTGTCGGCGTTTTTAGACGAACTCGACATCGACGCGCCAACGCTCGTCGGCATCTCTATGGGTGGGGCGGTGGCGCTTGGACACGCGCTCGAAGAAGCGGTCGAGAAACTCGTGCTCGTGGACAGCCACGGGCTTGGCCGGGACGCCCCGTGGCGACTTCCGGCGTCGATGGCGCTCTGGACGCCCGGCTTTGGCCCGCTGTGGTGGGCTGGCACGACGAGCACGCACCTGTCGGTCAGAGAGAGCCTGCGCGGGTTTACCACCAATCGAAGCAGCGAGTTCGTAAACGACGTGTTCGACGCGGCAAGCGACCCGGCCGTTGGCGAGACGCTGTCGAGTTGGCAGCGCAGTGAGTTCCTGTTCAATGGGTTTCTCACGAACTACGTAGACGAGTTGGCCGAGGTTGACGTACCGACGCTGGTGGTCCACGGCGAAGACGACCCGCTGTTTCCGGTGCGCTGGTCGGTGCGTGCGGCGGAGGAGATTCAGGAGAGCACGCTCTCCGTGTTCGAAGACTGCGGTCATTGGCCGCCGCGAGAGCGGCCAGCCGCGTTCAATGAAGTGATTCGGGCGTTTCTAACGCCCGAGACAGAAGTCGTACAGGCTTAGGCGTCAGGGCGCTTATCGAGGAGGACAACGGCTTCGCCGTCGACGATGGTGTCGTCGCCATCGGTGACGATGGTCGAGAGTCGGTAGCGGTAGTCCCCGAGGTCTTCGACGATTTCTACTTCCGCAGTGATGCGGTCACCGATTCGGACGGGGTTACGGAACTCCACGTCCTGTGAGAGGTAGATGACGAGCCCCGGGAGCCGGGCGAGGGCAGCGCTGATGAGGCCTGCGGCGAGCGTCCCGTGGACGATGCGGCCTTTGAAGCGGGTTTTCTCTGCGTAGGGTTCGTCGAGGTGGAGGCGGTTCGTGTCACCGCTCGCGCGGGCGAACTCGATGACATCGTTCTCCGAGATGGTTTTCGTGAAACGAACTTTGTCACCAATGTCGAGGGCGTCGCGGTGGTCTGCGGTGACTTCGACGTCCCAGCCCTCGAGGTCGACCCCGGCAAGGGCGTGTACGTCTTCAGTCTCCGGAACGGTTGTCGTGCCGTTGGTCGGCACGGTTGGAACCCCAAAGGCGGCAAGGGTGGCCCGGTTTGCCTCTATCGCGCTGTTGAACAGTCGAGTAGATGTTTTCATCCACGTTTCAGCCAAAGACTGATGCCGCGGTTCAGAACTCATTGATACTTGCGATTCGTTCTCACACATCATAAAGTATTGTGTTGAGATACACAACAGAGCCCACCCGAAACCATTGAATGGTATTGGATGGTATCGAAGGGAATCTTTATCCCCTTGGAGGGAGTAGGTGGTGATGAGCAATGACCGAGAATGACGAGATGATGTGGACGCCGGCGCAGTTCGCCCGGCAGTTCCAGCAGGCGAGCCAGCAGGCGCTCGACCAACAGCAAGACTACGTACAGTCGATGTTGGGGGCGAGCACGGGGTCGGGGCTTTCCGGTCTCTCGCAACTTGGCGCGATGAGCATGGGCATGGCGACGTTCAAGACCCGTGTCCAGAGCGGGGGGCGCATTAGCATCCCCGACGCCGAGCGCGAAGCGCTCGATATCCAAGAAGGAGACATCGTTCAAACCGTCGTCATTCCGGTCAAACGCAACAGAGAGGACTAATCATGAGTCAATACACCACGCCCGTTTCGGCAGCATTCGAGATGCAGCGCACGATGATCAACCAGAGCCAGCGCATGGCAGAGCAGTCTGTCGCCTTCCAGAAGAGCATGGGTAAGCTCTTCCTCAACGGCTTAGAGAGCCAGAAGTCCGCCCAGCAGTCGGGCGTTGCCTTCACGAAGGCCGCACTCCACAGCTACTTCGACGCCATCGAGGCGACGATTCCTGGCTCCCGCGGCAACGTAGAGCAGGTCCGCGACATCGTTGACGAGCAGTTCGAAACGCTCTCCGAAGGGCACTCCGAACTCTACGAGGGCGTCGAACAGGAGTTCGAACGCAGCCTCGAAAACTACGACGAGCTCTCGGAAGAGTACCTGAACGCGCTCAAAGAGCAGACGACGCTCGTGCTCGAGAACGCAGAGGACATGGAAGCCCAGACGGTCGAAGCCGTCGAGCGCTTCGAGTCCCAGGCAGAGGAGTTCCAGGAGCAGGCCCGCGAGCAGCTCGACGCCTAAACCGACGAATCATTTTTCACCGCGGTCACCCGATTATTTACCATGAGTAACATGAGCCAAAACGACATGCAAGCACAGTGGAGTCAGTTCGTAGAACAGTGGAACGAGAGCGTCGCGCGCTCGTTCGAACAGAACATGGAAGCGCAGTCTGCGTTTATGGACGCCTGGGCTGACGCCTTCGAAGGCTCCGTGCCTGACGAAGAGCAGTTGAACCAGGGGATGAAAGGCTACACCCGGGCCTACGAGGTCTGGATGGACGCCGCAGAGCGCATGATGACGCGCGCAGGCGACGTGGCCGAAGGCGAAGACGTTGACATGACCGAGTTCCGCGACATCTGGCTCCAGAGCGCCAACAAGGCGTTCAAAGAAGTCATGAGCACCTCGGCGTTCGCCGCCGGCACCGGCCAGTTCGTCGAGACGATGATGGAAGCGCGAAAGCAGGCAGACGCCGCGAGCGAAGAAGCCCTCCAAGAATGGGGCTTTGCCACCCGCAGTGACGTGATGGAAGTCGGCGAGCGACTCGTCGAACTCGAACGCCGCCAGCAGCGTGTCGAAGAGAAGTTAGACCAGCTCCTAGAGGAGAACTGAGATGTCCTATACGAACCCGCTCGCAGCGACACTCGACCTCCAGCGGCGCGCCTTCGAAGCCGCGACCCAAGGCTTCGAGAAGGGCGAAATCGCTCCCGAACAGCTAGAGCGAATGCTCGAAGTTGACGTGGGCGAGACGCCGAGCGAGGTCGTTTACACGGAGAACAAACTCGAATTGCTCCACTACGAGTCGCGAACCGACGAGCAGCACAAGGTTCCGATTCTCATCGTGTACGCGCTCATCAACCGGCCGTACATCTTAGACCTCCAGCCAGACCGCAGCGTGGTTCGCCACCTGCTCGATGCAGGCCACGACGTCTACCTCATCGACTGGAACGAGCCATCCCGAATGGACGCCCACCTGACGCTCGACGACTACGTCAACCGCTACATCGAAAACTGCGTTGACGTGGTGCGCGAGCGTTCGGGCCAGGAGTCCATCAACATCCTCGGCTACTGCATGGGCGGCACCATGAGCGCGATGTACGCCGCACTCCACCCCGAGAAGGTACGCAACCTCGGGCTGATGGCCGCGGGGCTGTGTTTCCGCGACACCGGCGGCGTTCTCGAAATGTGGGGCGACGAGAAGTACTACTCGCCGTCTGACGTGACCGACACGTTTGGCAACATGCCAAGCGACATGCTCGACATCGGCTTTGCGCTGATGGACCCCGTTGACAACTACGTCAACAAGTACGTCCGGCTGTTCGACAATCTCGAAAACGAAGACTTCATCGAGAACTTCGGCCGGATGGAGCAGTGGCTTTCTGACGGCATCGACGTTGCCGGAAAGACCTACGTCCAGTTCTTAGAGGACATCTACCAGCAGAACAAGCTCTACAAAAACGAGCTCGAGCTGAACGGCAAGCGCGTCGACCTCACGAACATCGACATGCCCGTCCTCCAAATCATGGGCGAGTACGACCACCTCATCCCACCGGAGTCCTCGAAGCCGTTCAACGACGTCATCGCAAGCGACGACACGGAAACCTTCGAGTTCCCGACGGGCCACATCGGCCTCTCGGTCTCGGGCAGCTCCCACCGCGACCTCTGGCCGCGCGTGAGCGAGTGGTACCTCGAACGCTCGCAGGTCGAAGAAGAAGCCGACGAACCGGAAGCAGCCGAGCCGGACGCTGACGAACCTGTGGCTGAAGAATCGGACGCCGATGCAGAAGCAGAATCGGCAGCCGAATCGATGGACGAAGACGAAGCGGCGACCATCGAAATCGAAGACACGGGAGACGCAGACACCCAGCAGTCGAGTCTCGTCTCGGACGACGAGGCAGCGGCGGACGTCGAAACCGTAGACGGCATCGGCCCAACCTACGCAGACCGCCTGCGCGAGGCCGGCATCAAGACCGTCACCGACCTCGCCGTCGCAGACGTAGAGACGCTCGCGGAGATTGCAGAGGTCTCACAGTCCCGGGCACAGGCCTGGAAAGACCAACTCTAAGCAATCCATTTCTTTTCTGCCCCCGAAGTGTGAGCTATGCTCACAACCCAAACCTGCCTGGTGACCGGAAGCTCTCGGGGCATCGGTCGCGGGATTGCACTCGATTTGGCGAGCCACGGCGCAACGGTGGTGGTGAACTACCGGTCGGGTGAAGCCGAGGCCGCGACCGTGGTCGAAGAAATAGAAGCGAACGGCGGAACCGCCATCTCGATGCAGTGTGACGTTTCAGACTACGACGAGGTCGCCGCGATGTGCGAGCGCGTCCACGACCGCGTTGGCCCCATCGACGTGCTCGTGAACAACGCGGGCATCACCATCGACAAGACGTTCACCAACATGACGCGCGAAGACTGGGACCGCGTCATGGACGTGAACTTAGGCGGGGTGTTCAACAGCACGAACTGCTTTTTCGACGACCTCCTCGACGCAGAACACGGCCGGCTCATCAACATCTCGAGCGTCGTTGGCCAGCAGGGGAACTACGGCCAAGCGAACTACGCGACCACGAAAAGCGGGCTGTTCGGATTCACCCGGACGATTGCCCTCGAAATGGCGCGGTCTGGCTCGACGGCCAACTGCGTCGCGCCCGGCTTCGTCAAGACCGACATGCTCGACATCGTCCCGTCGGAGGTGCAAGAGAAAATCCTCGGGCGCATCCCCTTGGGTCGGTTCGCCAGCGTCGAGGACATCACGGGCATGGTGAGCTACGTGGCTAGCCCGAAATCTGCGTACATGACCGGACAGGTGCTCTCGGTCAACGGCGGCATGGACTGGTAGCGTGACTCGCGCGAGAACTTTTTTGTGTCTGGTTGCTTTCACTGAGCCATGCGAGTGAGTGTCATCGGTGGGAGCACGGTCGATGAGCCGACCTACGAGACGGCGGTTGAAGTCGGCAGAGAACTCGGGCGACGCGGCCATACGGTCATCTGTGGCGGGCTTGGTGGCGTGATGGAAGCGGTCTGTCGCGGCGCGCGCGAGGAGGGCGGACACACGATTGGTATTCTCTCGGGGACAGACCCGGCTGCGGCGAACGACTACGTCGACACGGCGCTCGCGACGGGCTTGGGAAACGCGCGAAATGTCCTCGTCGTGATGAACGGGACGGGCGTCATTGCAATCGACGGTCATTACGGAACGCTGTCAGAAATCGCGCACGCCCTTGATTTCGGAAAGCCCGTCTGTGGACTCAACACGCACGATATCGACGGAATTGAAACAGTAAATTCACCAATCCAGGCCGTTGCGTACCTCGAAGAGATTGTCTTGTGACGCAATGTCGAGAGAAAAAGGTAATGTATCTGTCCATCACAGAGTAACAAAAGAGATGACTGTTCGGATTGGAAATGTGACAGAGGTGTGCAATGAGTGGCAGTGAAAATGCCACTAGTGACGCAGATTTCCACGACGCCGTTGAGTCACTCGAGCAGTTGGGGCTCACGACCTACGAGGCAAAGGTGTTCATCACCCTCCAGCGGCTGCGGACGGGAACCGCCCGCGAGGTGAACGACGCGACGAGCGTGCCGCGCTCGCAGGTGTACGCCACCGCAGAGAGCCTCGAATCGCAGGGGCTCATCGAGATTCAACAATCGAATCCGATTACGTACAAGCCCGTGGACATCACGGAGGCCCGCGAACTGCTCACAGAACGCTTCGAGCGCGAGCAAAATCGCGCGTTCAGCTACGTCGAACAGGCGATTTCAGAGGGGACGGGCATCGAAGAGCGCGAAGACATCTGGACGATAAGTGGGGCGGCCCGCATCAACAATCGCGCGGTGAGCCTCATCGAGACGGCGAACGACCGCCTCATTCTCGGCACCGGCGACACCCGACACTTCCCGCCGGAGGTGTGCGAGGCGCTCGCGTCGGCCGACGCGCGCGGAGTTTCAGTGAGCGTTCTCAGCGACGACGGCGGCGTCAACGAGATTGCACGCGACCTCGGCGTGGCCACCGAGCCAGCGCGTGGCTATCGCCCGAGCGACGACCAGACCGGCCGTATCTTGCTCGGTGACGACGACATCATCTTACTCTCGGTTTCGACCTATCGCTCGGGCGAGGAAGCGGGACTCTGGAGTGCGAACACCGAGTTTGCGACCATCCTCATGCAGGTCGTCGAAGCCGGGCTGTACGAAGGCTTCTGACGCGTTCGGTCGCCAAAAAATCCGCCATCGGCAACTACTTTGCACCGGAAGCGAGTGACTGTGTATCAATGGCATACGAGACACTTCTCGTGGAGCGCGATGCTGGTCGTGTCACGGTAACGCTAAATCGCCCGGAGAAACTGAACGCGATGACCGGCGAGATGTTCGTCGAACTGCGCGCGCTGTTTCGGGAGTTAGCAGACGAGGACGTAGACGTGGTGACGATTCGCGGCGCGGGCGACCATTTCTCTGCGGGCGTGGACATGTCCGGTGTCCCTGAGTGGGCAGAGCAGAAGCCAATCGACGTTCGCGACAACCTCGAAGTCGTCCACGACGCGCTCAGAACCCTTGAGGCGCTCGACGCGCCCATCGTCGCCGCCATCGACGGCTACGCGCTCGGCGGCGGCCTCGAACTCACGCTTGCGTGTGATATTCGCGTGGCGAGCCACCGGGCGCAGTTCGGCCTCCCTGAAGCGAACGTCGGTCTCGCCATGGACTTAGGCGGGTCACAGAAGCTCCCCGGCATGATTGGCGAGGGGATGACCAAGTGGCTCATCATGACGGGCAAGAATATCGACGCAGACCGAGCCTACGACGTAGGCCTCGTCGAACAGGTCGCAGACGCAGGCGAGTTCGATGCGATGGTTGCAGACTTAGAGGACACGCTCGCAGAGAAACCGACCTACGTGCTCGGCATCGCAAAGCGTCAGGTGCACTCGGTGCGCCCGCTCAATCTCGATGAATCGATGAACCAGGCGCTTCATCACGCGCTCACGGCGTATCAAGAAGATGAGACCCAAAAGCTCGTTACGGACTTTTTAGACCGTTAGGCGTCTCGGCCAATCATTCCGAGGGCTTTCATCGACAGCACCTTTTCGTCGTTTTGATTGTACGTCGAGAGTTCGTAGGTGACGTTCCCGCGCGTCGGGTCGTTTTCTGCGGGCGAGGTTTCGAGCACTTCGATACGCACAGAGAGGGTGTCGCCCGGCCTGACTGGTTGGAGCCAGCGCAGTTCATCGACACCGGCCGCACCGAGGCTCGCGGTTTTGTTCATGAAATTATCGACGAGCAGGCGCATCGTCACCGAGCAGGTCTGCCACCCGCTTGCGATGAGGCCGCCGAACATCGTGTCCGCGGCTGCTTCGGCACTGACGTGGAATGGCTGGGGGTCGTACTCCTCGGCAAACTCAATGATTTCGGCTTCGGTGAGCGTGTGACTGCCGAATTCGAAGGTCTGCCCCGGTTCGAACTCCTCGAAGGAGGCGGGAATCATGTAGCAGTCGCTTCTCGCCTTGCGCACCTAAACATGTGGGATGTGGTAACTCACTACCCCTTTGTTTCCACTGGAACTGTGGCCGTTTCAGCCGATGAACGGTCGAAAAATAGCCAGAACGGCCAGCTACGAGGGGTTGCAGTCGAAATGAAGGGGTTCGAGAACGCGTACCACGTTAGATGGGTTCGCGCAGGTGGTCTGCGAAGCCGGTCGAGTCGCGGACGTTGCGAAGAATGATTTCGAGGTGTCCACTCCCGCCGGCGGCGATTTGGACGTTTCCGAGTCCGACGACGGTTTCGAGCAGCGACCGGTTCTCTTGGATCCCCCTGACCTTAGAAAGCGGGAGTTCCTTGCGGACGAGCGAGATGAATCGGTACTCGCTGATGACTCGCTCGTTGGTCAGGTAGTAGGTCGTAAGCGAGTTCGCCCAGTAGGTGAACAGCCCCTGTGAGAACAACACCAGCCCGAGGATGAGCGCCACGAGCGGGTAGACGAGCGGCTCTTGGGTGAAGTAGGTGAGATACGTCGCAACCGAGAGAAAGACGAAGCCACCGGTGAGCCGGACGGTCGCGACGCGCTGAGTCGGATGGCGTCGGTCGATGATGTACTCGTTGGCGCTGAGTTGCACCGCCGCTGGGGCCGTCCGCTGGACGTACGCGCCGATGGCGACGATGACGAGGCCAAACACCACCAGTGCCCAGCCAAGCAGCTGCGGGTAGACGAGGCTGGTCATACCGAGCAGAATCCGCCCACCACCGATGAGAAACGGCAGGGAGATGAGCACACTCCAGAGGAGCGGTGCGCCGCGGGCCATCAGCGCCCTCTCGTGGGTTCGACCAGCACGCCGATGATGGAGACGACCAGCCCGATGATGGCGAGCGTTTCGGGGTCGGTCAGTCCGCGGTCGCCGCTACTCAGGAAGCCCCGGTCTTCTGCGAGGTCGTTCGACGACCGGCTTGCGGTTGCCTCCGCCCCGAACGATTCGGTGGTCACGGCCTCATTCGTGGGCTGGGGCGTGTTCTGGCTCTCGGTCACGACGACGGTCTACTGTTCGGTCGGCACGGTTTCGGGGATGAAATCGACGTAGAACCAGATGTTATCGACATATTCGACCTGCTCTGTTGCGGGGTTCCACCGCGAGAGTGTGAGGTTGAACAGCTCCTCGCCGTAGCCGAAACTGTCCGGTGAGACGGTGTACCACGCGGTGTAGGAGTTGCCATCGTTCACTATCACCCAGTCGGTACAGCTTTCTGCGTAGGTATCGGTCGCCAAGCAGAGGAAGTAGTAGTCGTAGCCAGGGTCAGCGTCGAACTCGTAGATGATGAAAAAGCCTTCAGACGAATGGACGTACGGCACGCCGTCTGTGCGCGTCGTGAACCCATCGCCATCGTGGACGAGCGCGTCACCCGAGAGCCACACCGTGAGGTGGTGACTTTGGTAGATGAACAGAACGTCATCATCCTGAGCGGCGACCGGAGCCACCACGACGCTGAGTGCCATTCCAACGACCAGTACACCCATCAGCGGACGATACAGTCGTCTCACCGCCCCTCGA from Haladaptatus sp. ZSTT2 encodes:
- the phaC gene encoding class III poly(R)-hydroxyalkanoic acid synthase subunit PhaC, whose amino-acid sequence is MSYTNPLAATLDLQRRAFEAATQGFEKGEIAPEQLERMLEVDVGETPSEVVYTENKLELLHYESRTDEQHKVPILIVYALINRPYILDLQPDRSVVRHLLDAGHDVYLIDWNEPSRMDAHLTLDDYVNRYIENCVDVVRERSGQESINILGYCMGGTMSAMYAALHPEKVRNLGLMAAGLCFRDTGGVLEMWGDEKYYSPSDVTDTFGNMPSDMLDIGFALMDPVDNYVNKYVRLFDNLENEDFIENFGRMEQWLSDGIDVAGKTYVQFLEDIYQQNKLYKNELELNGKRVDLTNIDMPVLQIMGEYDHLIPPESSKPFNDVIASDDTETFEFPTGHIGLSVSGSSHRDLWPRVSEWYLERSQVEEEADEPEAAEPDADEPVAEESDADAEAESAAESMDEDEAATIEIEDTGDADTQQSSLVSDDEAAADVETVDGIGPTYADRLREAGIKTVTDLAVADVETLAEIAEVSQSRAQAWKDQL
- a CDS encoding beta-ketoacyl-ACP reductase → MLTTQTCLVTGSSRGIGRGIALDLASHGATVVVNYRSGEAEAATVVEEIEANGGTAISMQCDVSDYDEVAAMCERVHDRVGPIDVLVNNAGITIDKTFTNMTREDWDRVMDVNLGGVFNSTNCFFDDLLDAEHGRLINISSVVGQQGNYGQANYATTKSGLFGFTRTIALEMARSGSTANCVAPGFVKTDMLDIVPSEVQEKILGRIPLGRFASVEDITGMVSYVASPKSAYMTGQVLSVNGGMDW
- a CDS encoding TIGR00725 family protein, which translates into the protein MRVSVIGGSTVDEPTYETAVEVGRELGRRGHTVICGGLGGVMEAVCRGAREEGGHTIGILSGTDPAAANDYVDTALATGLGNARNVLVVMNGTGVIAIDGHYGTLSEIAHALDFGKPVCGLNTHDIDGIETVNSPIQAVAYLEEIVL
- a CDS encoding TrmB family transcriptional regulator produces the protein MSGSENATSDADFHDAVESLEQLGLTTYEAKVFITLQRLRTGTAREVNDATSVPRSQVYATAESLESQGLIEIQQSNPITYKPVDITEARELLTERFEREQNRAFSYVEQAISEGTGIEEREDIWTISGAARINNRAVSLIETANDRLILGTGDTRHFPPEVCEALASADARGVSVSVLSDDGGVNEIARDLGVATEPARGYRPSDDQTGRILLGDDDIILLSVSTYRSGEEAGLWSANTEFATILMQVVEAGLYEGF
- a CDS encoding enoyl-CoA hydratase/isomerase family protein, coding for MAYETLLVERDAGRVTVTLNRPEKLNAMTGEMFVELRALFRELADEDVDVVTIRGAGDHFSAGVDMSGVPEWAEQKPIDVRDNLEVVHDALRTLEALDAPIVAAIDGYALGGGLELTLACDIRVASHRAQFGLPEANVGLAMDLGGSQKLPGMIGEGMTKWLIMTGKNIDADRAYDVGLVEQVADAGEFDAMVADLEDTLAEKPTYVLGIAKRQVHSVRPLNLDESMNQALHHALTAYQEDETQKLVTDFLDR
- a CDS encoding MaoC family dehydratase; the encoded protein is MRKARSDCYMIPASFEEFEPGQTFEFGSHTLTEAEIIEFAEEYDPQPFHVSAEAAADTMFGGLIASGWQTCSVTMRLLVDNFMNKTASLGAAGVDELRWLQPVRPGDTLSVRIEVLETSPAENDPTRGNVTYELSTYNQNDEKVLSMKALGMIGRDA
- a CDS encoding PH domain-containing protein; amino-acid sequence: MARGAPLLWSVLISLPFLIGGGRILLGMTSLVYPQLLGWALVVFGLVIVAIGAYVQRTAPAAVQLSANEYIIDRRHPTQRVATVRLTGGFVFLSVATYLTYFTQEPLVYPLVALILGLVLFSQGLFTYWANSLTTYYLTNERVISEYRFISLVRKELPLSKVRGIQENRSLLETVVGLGNVQIAAGGSGHLEIILRNVRDSTGFADHLREPI